A region of Arabidopsis thaliana chromosome 5, partial sequence DNA encodes the following proteins:
- a CDS encoding HAD superfamily, subfamily IIIB acid phosphatase (HAD superfamily, subfamily IIIB acid phosphatase; FUNCTIONS IN: acid phosphatase activity; INVOLVED IN: biological_process unknown; LOCATED IN: endomembrane system; EXPRESSED IN: 24 plant structures; EXPRESSED DURING: 15 growth stages; CONTAINS InterPro DOMAIN/s: Acid phosphatase (Class B) (InterPro:IPR005519), Vegetative storage protein/acid phosphatase (InterPro:IPR014403), Acid phosphatase, plant (InterPro:IPR010028); BEST Arabidopsis thaliana protein match is: HAD superfamily, subfamily IIIB acid phosphatase (TAIR:AT4G25150.1); Has 906 Blast hits to 901 proteins in 278 species: Archae - 0; Bacteria - 491; Metazoa - 2; Fungi - 0; Plants - 366; Viruses - 0; Other Eukaryotes - 47 (source: NCBI BLink).), whose amino-acid sequence MRIYLIFLVVVSLFTSAFSDSILEYPSEIESRHKKAAEEDVNLHCTTWRFAAEMNNLAPWKTIPVECADYVKDYVMGKGYLTDLERVSEEALIFARSIEFSGDGKDIWIFDIDETLLSNLPYYIDHGFGLELFDHSEFDKWVERGVAPAIAPSLKLYQRVLDLGYKVFLLTGRKESHRLVTVENLINAGFQNWDKLILRSPEEQHKMATLYKSEKRDEMVKEGYRIRGNSGDQWSDLLGTSMSQRSFKLANPMYYIP is encoded by the exons ATGAGGATTTATCTGATTTTCCTCGTGGTGGTTTCCTTATTTACCTCCGCGTTTTCCGATTCGATTCTCGAGTACCCGTCGGAAATCGAGAGTCGACACAAGAAAGCTGCCGAAGAAGATGTCAATTTGCATTGTACGACCTGGAGATTCGCGGCGGAGATGAACAATCTCGCGCCGTGGAAAACAATCCCGGTGGAATGTGCCGATTACGTGAAGGACTATGTGATGGGTAAAGGCTACCTCACCGATTTGGAGAGAGTCTCTGAAGAAGCTTTGATCTTCGCGAGAAGCATCGAATTCTCCGGCGATGGCAAAGATATTTGGATTTTCGATATCGATGAGACTCTCTTATCCAATCTTCCTTATTACATTGATCATGGTTTTGG GTTGGAGCTTTTTGATCATTCGGAGTTTGATAAGTGGGTAGAGAGAGGAGTGGCACCAGCCATAGCACCAAGCTTGAAGCTTTACCAAAGAGTGTTAGATTTGGGATACAAAGTTTTCTTGCTTACAGGGAGGAAAGAGAGTCACAGGCTTGTCACTGTTGAAAATCTCATCAATGCTGGTTTCCAGAACTGGGACAAGCTTATTCTCAG ATCTCCAGAGGAACAGCACAAAATGGCGACACTATACAAATctgagaagagagatgagatGGTGAAAGAGGGATATAGGATTAGAGGCAATTCAGGTGATCAATGGAGTGATTTGTTGGGTACCTCCATGTCTCAACGATCTTTCAAACTCGCAAATCCAATGTATTATATCCCCTGA
- a CDS encoding HAD superfamily, subfamily IIIB acid phosphatase, with protein MRIYLIFLVVVSLFTSAFSDSILEYPSEIESRHKKAAEEDVNLHCTTWRFAAEMNNLAPWKTIPVECADYVKDYVMGKGYLTDLERVSEEALIFARSIEFSGDGKDIWIFDIDETLLSNLPYYIDHGFGLELFDHSEFDKWVERGVAPAIAPSLKLYQRVLDLGYKVFLLTGRKESHRLVTVENLINAGFQNWDKLILRYNYKQMQLLRL; from the exons ATGAGGATTTATCTGATTTTCCTCGTGGTGGTTTCCTTATTTACCTCCGCGTTTTCCGATTCGATTCTCGAGTACCCGTCGGAAATCGAGAGTCGACACAAGAAAGCTGCCGAAGAAGATGTCAATTTGCATTGTACGACCTGGAGATTCGCGGCGGAGATGAACAATCTCGCGCCGTGGAAAACAATCCCGGTGGAATGTGCCGATTACGTGAAGGACTATGTGATGGGTAAAGGCTACCTCACCGATTTGGAGAGAGTCTCTGAAGAAGCTTTGATCTTCGCGAGAAGCATCGAATTCTCCGGCGATGGCAAAGATATTTGGATTTTCGATATCGATGAGACTCTCTTATCCAATCTTCCTTATTACATTGATCATGGTTTTGG GTTGGAGCTTTTTGATCATTCGGAGTTTGATAAGTGGGTAGAGAGAGGAGTGGCACCAGCCATAGCACCAAGCTTGAAGCTTTACCAAAGAGTGTTAGATTTGGGATACAAAGTTTTCTTGCTTACAGGGAGGAAAGAGAGTCACAGGCTTGTCACTGTTGAAAATCTCATCAATGCTGGTTTCCAGAACTGGGACAAGCTTATTCTCAGgtataattataaacaaatgcAGCTTCTTAGGTTGTAA